The following are encoded in a window of Salinibacter ruber DSM 13855 genomic DNA:
- the uvrA gene encoding excinuclease ABC subunit UvrA: protein MPEHITLRGARENNLQAIDLDIPRNRLVVVTGLSGSGKSSLAFDTIFAEGQRRYMESLSAYARQFLEMMERPEIDYVDGLSPVISIEQKTVSGNPRSTVGTVTEVYDFLRLLYARAATAYSHETGNRMRQQSDDEIVDGILDFPEGTRLQILAPVVRGRKGHYRELFEQTSAQGFERFRVDGEMRTYEEDMKLERYATHDVEVVIDRLAIKDGIRSRVSQSVETALEMGGGTLIADVVDGPDGVETGDHLFSRDLVDPETGLSYEEPSPNMFSFNTPYGACPECEGLGTAKQIAPELVVPHPEKTINEGALAPLGEPRDIWIFNQLEAVAEAYDFDFDTPIEALSDEQLAVILEGAGEEQFEIEYGYKGREVQYKHRFDGLYDHIWHTYEETSSSKKRRRAESFMREMDCPACGGGRLKTESLHYRIGGKSIADLAQMDLTRLRDFVEDVPFDTERQTRIGEPIVKEVRERLDFLIGVGVGYLTLDRPARTLSGGESQRIRLATQVGTQLTGVLYVLDEPTIGLHPRDNDRLIESLESLRDLGNSVVVVEHDRDMIEAADHVVDLGPGAGIHGGHVITTGPPSVLTVDPVEQTNGTAANGAAEHEIEDNGVARQQVAERAADYDSDHYDFESFTAAYLQGERVIPLPDERRDGTGESITLKGATGHNLKGEDVDVPLGTLICVTGVSGSGKSTLVNQTLFPILHRHHHNAKTVPLPYDRVEGIDHVDKVIEIDQQPIGRTPRSNAATYTKLMDYLRDLFAQLPEAEIRGYTKSRFSFNTDPGRCDKCGGTGTVTLEMNFLPDVDVTCDACDGKRYGPETLEVEYKGKNIAEVLDMTVAEAVDFFENQPRLVRTLKTLDAVGLGYLTLGQSSTTLSGGEAQRVKLSKELSRPGTGDTLYILDEPTTGMHFEDVRHLLNVLHGLVDEGNTVMVIEHNMDVIKQADHVIDLGPEGGREGGEILFEGRPEALAEADTHTSAYLREELERTRTAQTDAEKTAPVGESGDGLSSGQPEPTAE, encoded by the coding sequence ATGCCCGAGCACATCACCCTCCGCGGCGCGCGCGAGAACAACCTCCAGGCCATCGACCTCGACATTCCCCGCAACCGGCTCGTCGTGGTGACGGGCCTGTCAGGGTCCGGCAAGTCGAGCCTCGCGTTCGACACGATCTTTGCCGAGGGCCAGCGGCGCTACATGGAGAGCCTGAGCGCCTACGCCCGCCAGTTCCTAGAGATGATGGAGCGGCCCGAGATCGACTACGTCGACGGCCTCTCGCCGGTCATCTCCATCGAGCAGAAGACCGTCTCCGGCAACCCGCGCTCCACGGTCGGCACCGTCACGGAGGTGTACGACTTCCTGCGCCTGCTCTACGCCCGGGCCGCCACCGCCTACTCCCACGAGACGGGCAACCGCATGCGGCAGCAGAGCGACGACGAGATCGTGGACGGGATCCTCGACTTCCCCGAGGGCACGCGCCTGCAGATCCTGGCGCCGGTGGTGCGGGGGCGCAAGGGCCACTACCGCGAGCTCTTCGAGCAGACCTCCGCGCAGGGCTTCGAGCGGTTTCGCGTGGACGGGGAGATGCGGACCTACGAGGAGGACATGAAGCTGGAGCGCTACGCGACACACGACGTGGAGGTGGTCATCGACCGCCTCGCCATCAAGGACGGCATCCGCTCGCGGGTGAGCCAGTCCGTCGAGACGGCCCTGGAGATGGGGGGCGGCACCCTCATCGCGGACGTGGTCGACGGGCCCGACGGCGTGGAGACGGGCGACCACCTCTTCAGCCGCGACCTCGTGGACCCCGAGACGGGCCTCTCCTACGAGGAGCCCTCGCCCAACATGTTTTCGTTCAACACGCCGTACGGCGCGTGTCCGGAGTGCGAGGGGCTGGGGACCGCCAAGCAAATTGCGCCGGAGCTCGTCGTCCCGCACCCGGAGAAAACGATCAACGAGGGCGCGCTGGCCCCGCTCGGGGAGCCGCGCGACATCTGGATCTTCAACCAGCTGGAGGCGGTCGCGGAGGCGTACGACTTCGACTTCGACACGCCGATCGAGGCCCTGAGCGACGAGCAGCTGGCAGTGATCCTGGAGGGGGCCGGCGAGGAGCAGTTCGAGATCGAATACGGCTACAAGGGCCGCGAGGTGCAGTACAAGCACCGCTTCGACGGCCTCTACGACCACATCTGGCACACCTACGAAGAGACGAGCTCGTCGAAGAAGCGGCGGCGGGCCGAGTCGTTCATGCGCGAGATGGACTGTCCCGCCTGCGGCGGCGGGCGCCTGAAGACCGAGAGCCTACACTACCGCATCGGGGGCAAGTCGATCGCCGACCTGGCGCAGATGGACCTCACCCGGCTCCGCGATTTCGTGGAGGACGTCCCGTTCGACACCGAGCGACAGACGCGCATCGGAGAACCGATCGTGAAGGAGGTGCGGGAGCGGCTCGACTTCCTCATCGGGGTGGGCGTGGGCTACCTCACGCTCGACCGCCCGGCCCGCACCCTCAGCGGGGGCGAGAGCCAGCGGATCCGCCTCGCCACGCAGGTGGGCACGCAGCTGACCGGTGTCCTTTACGTCCTCGACGAGCCGACCATCGGCCTGCACCCGCGCGACAACGACCGCCTCATCGAGAGCCTCGAAAGCCTGCGCGACCTCGGCAACTCGGTCGTCGTGGTAGAGCACGACCGCGACATGATCGAGGCCGCCGACCACGTGGTCGACCTCGGCCCCGGGGCCGGCATCCACGGGGGACACGTCATCACCACGGGCCCGCCGTCCGTCTTGACGGTCGATCCGGTGGAGCAGACCAACGGTACGGCGGCCAATGGCGCGGCCGAGCACGAGATCGAAGACAACGGCGTGGCGCGGCAGCAGGTGGCCGAGCGCGCCGCGGACTACGACAGCGACCACTACGACTTCGAGAGCTTTACCGCCGCCTACCTGCAGGGCGAGCGCGTCATCCCGCTGCCCGACGAGCGCCGTGACGGTACCGGCGAGTCGATCACGCTGAAGGGGGCCACGGGTCATAACCTGAAGGGGGAGGACGTGGACGTTCCGCTGGGAACGCTGATCTGCGTCACCGGGGTCAGCGGCTCCGGCAAGTCGACCCTCGTCAACCAGACGCTCTTTCCGATTCTACACCGGCACCACCACAACGCCAAGACGGTGCCGCTGCCCTACGACCGCGTCGAGGGCATCGACCACGTCGACAAGGTCATCGAGATCGACCAGCAGCCCATCGGCCGCACGCCGCGCTCCAACGCGGCCACCTACACGAAGCTGATGGACTACCTGCGCGACCTCTTCGCCCAGCTGCCGGAGGCAGAGATCCGCGGCTACACCAAGAGCCGCTTCAGCTTCAACACCGACCCGGGCCGCTGCGATAAGTGCGGGGGCACCGGCACGGTCACGCTGGAGATGAACTTCCTGCCGGACGTGGACGTGACCTGCGACGCGTGCGATGGCAAGCGCTACGGGCCCGAGACGCTGGAGGTGGAGTACAAGGGCAAGAACATCGCCGAGGTGCTGGACATGACCGTGGCGGAGGCGGTCGATTTCTTCGAGAACCAGCCGCGCCTCGTCCGCACCCTCAAGACGCTCGACGCGGTGGGGCTCGGCTACCTCACCCTCGGCCAGTCGTCCACCACGCTCAGCGGCGGGGAGGCGCAGCGCGTGAAGCTCTCGAAGGAGCTCTCCCGCCCCGGCACCGGCGATACGCTCTACATTCTCGACGAGCCGACCACCGGCATGCACTTCGAGGACGTGCGTCATCTCCTCAACGTCCTGCACGGGCTCGTCGACGAGGGCAACACGGTGATGGTCATCGAGCACAACATGGACGTCATCAAGCAGGCCGACCACGTGATCGACCTCGGCCCGGAGGGCGGGCGCGAGGGCGGTGAGATCCTGTTTGAGGGCCGGCCCGAGGCCCTGGCGGAGGCCGACACGCACACGTCGGCCTACCTGCGGGAGGAGTTGGAGCGCACCCGAACCGCGCAGACCGACGCGGAGAAGACGGCCCCCGTCGGCGAATCGGGCGACGGCCTCTCGTCGGGACAGCCGGAGCCGACGGCGGAGTGA